In Aegilops tauschii subsp. strangulata cultivar AL8/78 chromosome 3, Aet v6.0, whole genome shotgun sequence, one genomic interval encodes:
- the LOC109738756 gene encoding uncharacterized protein gives MAMAPHPPSLLLLLAPLLLCSLLPDAARAAGAEDTGVTIVRKDGTTCTLCASCGNPCNPNPGYNYPSPPPPAPVTPAAPVYPPPTSYPAPSGGGGGGGGYFYPPPTGGYGGGGGGGSQGGQGGGGGGGGAYPTPPPPNPFLPYFPFYYYSPPPQLKSPAPAVSSSAAAPLLLLALSGLLLW, from the coding sequence ATGGCCATGGCTCCCCACCCACCGTCCCTCCTCCTGCTGCTCGCGCCGCTCCTCCTGTGCTCGCTGCTCCCCGACGCGGCGCGGGCCGCCGGCGCCGAGGACACCGGGGTGACCATCGTGCGCAAGGACGGCACGACCTGCACGCTCTGCGCCTCCTGCGGGAACCCCTGCAACCCCAACCCGGGGTACAACTACCCGTCGCCACCTCCCCCGGCTCCGGTGACCCCCGCGGCGCCGGTGTACCCGCCTCCCACTTCCTACCCAGCTCCCTccggtggaggaggaggtggcggtggCTACTTCTACCCTCCGCCCACCGGCGGGtacggaggaggaggcggcggcgggtcCCAAGGAGGAcaaggtggaggaggaggcggaggcggtgCCTACCCGACGCCACCGCCGCCCAACCCGTTCCTGCCCTACTTCCCCTTCTACTACTACAGCCCGCCACCCCAGCTCAAGAGCCCGGCGCCGGCCGTCTCGTCGTCCGCCGCGGCGCCGCTGCTGCTGCTCGCGCTCTCCGGGCTCCTGCTGTGGTGA